In Methanomicrobia archaeon, the DNA window GAGAACGAAATCTGGTTGGTGTATTACAAGAAGCATACGGGTAAGCCGCGGATTCCGTACAATGATGCGGTAGAAGAAGCGCTCTGTTACGGCTGGATTGACAGCACGGTCAAAAAGCTTGATGACGATAGATTCGCACAGCGGTTCACGCCACGACAGCAGGGCATTAAGAGCAGCAAACTCTCGGAAGCGAACAAGGTGCGTATCCGCCGGCTCGTCAAGCAGCAGAAAATGACCGCCGCGGGTCTGGCTGCGGTAAAGCACCTGCTGGATGATCCTTCGGAAACTGAAGCGATGGTAATCGCGCCTGATATCCTCGATGCTTTGAAACAGGACAAAACTACCTGGGAGCACTTTCAGAACTTCCCTGACTCCTACAAACGCATTCGCATCGGCTGGATCGAGATGGCACGAACCCGTCCGCAGATTTTTGAGCAGCGGCTGCGGTATTTCCTTACCATGACGGGAAAGAACAAGCGGTTCGGTATGGTACAATAATTGATGAATCACTGAAGATTTATCGTGGCGCTAAGAAGCCCCAAACTTTAAACGGGTTAGTTATCATTCTTTCGTTCGTTAGAAGTATGATCGGCAAGAAAGAGTGGTTTACAACGAGGAGATATACGGGGTGGGGCTTACGGCCAACAACATGGCAAGGTTGGCTTTATATGCTCGTAGCTGTCCTCGCAATTTTTTTCTTGCAATCGCAAACGGTCTGGGATTGGGATCCGCAAACAAGAACGCTATTAACCCTGGGATGGGTTGCACTAATCTTCCTCGATAGTCTTCATATCATGTTCTCGTTACGCAAATAGAAAATGCGATATGGACTTTTTCGCTTCGACCGAGAGCGTATTCGTTATCTGAACGTGCCCTCTCTCTCTAAAAGGGAGAACCAAGAACGAACGGAAGTGCAATCAAAGGACGTTACTCCAGCCGTATCGCCGGTATCCACCCTTCGTGCCGCTTGCCGTTCACGTCAACGAACTCAGTGCACGTAATTCTTCCCCCGATCACCCCTTTACTGGACTCATGGATAATCTGAGGATAGGAGCCGGTTATTAGGGTGAAGTGGTACTCCTCATTGGCCTTTAGCGTGAAAGGTTCGTCAAACGAGAGGTTGTGCCAATCGCCGTTGTAGCCGTCCCACGTTGCCGTTACGTTCCAATCGGTGCTGTTCCACATCTTGACGTATTCCGCATGCCCACCAGTTCCAGCACAGGGGTACGTGTACAATTTGCTTACCGTGAGATTGTAGGACGGTGTAATCGTGCCGTTGTGGATGCCCTGGATACTTGGATATGGATCTTCGCTCTGACCGGTGTCAAATATCGGATTGCTCAGCGAGCCAAGGGTTAAATTTGAACCCACCCCCGCAGGGCTCTCGGAATACTGCGGCGTTTCATTCGCGGTGTCCAGAGCGACAGCATAGTCAAATGCTTCCCTCATTGAGACCGCTCCATCACTGTTGGAATCCGCATTGACCGGTACGCCTTCCGGAGTTTGCCATGCCACTGCAGAGGTCCAGAGATAAGAGAACTCGTCATAGTAATAGTAGGGCAGCATTGCCCAGGACAATTCCGTTTCGTTACAGGCCGTTGCGATAACTCTATCCTGAGAACCGGGTAGTAGATCAGCAATAAAGCCGCCGCTGAAGCATTGCGCCATCACGATCATTACTGCCTCTGTTTCGTTCGATATCTTGTTCAGCTCGAGTGTAAACTCATCATCATAGATATAATCGCCCCATAATATCAACACGGCTTTTTGGGTGCTTGTATTGTAGCTGCCGTGATCGGTTGCGAACACAAAGAGAGAGTCGCCCGCACCTATTGTACCTGAAAGCGCATCAAAAACGGCAGTGATATTGGCTCTTGTCGTCGCATAATCAACGTCGCCATCGCCATCACCGTCTAAATCGAGTGGTGATGAATCAATCCAATACTCGAAGTCGCCTCTCGTGCTATTCCATTCGTAAACGCGCCTATCATCGCCCGGGTCGGTTCCATCTGCCATCAGTACATAGATATGATCATCGGCATAGCCGTAAATCTGCGTCAACGTGGTGTAAATGAAGGCTACATCGTTCCAATATCGACACCAGTTGTTAGCTAAATCGTAGCCGCCACTGATAATGACCGCGTACAAATGCTCGCTTGCTTCTTGATCTGGAGCCGCCATCTGCTGCGTGATCGACGGGTAGCGCTTCGTTTGTACCTCGCCCTCTCTACCCGATTTAGCCTGCGGTCCTCTTAGTATCGCGAGTTCCCCTAGGTTAGTAGGCGGTGTGGTAGCAGTATACACGGTTATATTCCCGGTCAAATCGACAAATACGTATCTGCACGGATGTTCCCAGTTCGCCCGGGGATGGTCGTCGATGAAGAAGAACCAGCCTTCCTCCTGAGGAAGTTCAATCGAACCGTACCAGCTCTCGACGACAGTACCCGCCTTCACGGGTTCGCAGCTTACGTACGCCCATGTCCCGTCGGTGCTGCCGTTTAAAACCTGATCTATTACAAGCTCGTAAGCATCCGTCCGGGAAATGCTGGCATCTATCACGTTGGAGCCAATTACGGGTAAAACGGATGCGGCACTTAAAAGAAGTGTTACTAGCGTTACTATCAACACACCCCTGTATCTCTTTGATATCACCATTACCATCTTTTCATACTCTGTTGATACAACGTGATCTCTTTTTATCCGTCTGCTCTTTTGCACGTTCTTATCCTCCCTGTTAGGTCCATGGTCCATAAATACATACATGAATAAGTGGAAGTTTACGGACGGCGAACTCGTGGCTGGTAATCATTGAAGAGTTTACGGCGCGGCCTACATGACTTATCTATACTGTTCGCTCTCAATTACCTACCGCAACCGTTCCGGCACTACCTGATGCCTTATGATATCCACAATGCTCTCCTTTTCCCTGATTAACTCGGCAGTGCCGTCCTTAACCAGTACTTCCGCACAGCGTGGCCGTCCGTTGTACTGCGAGCTCATGGAGAACCCGTACGCGCCCGTGTCCTGTATCGCAACGTAATCACCGCGTTTCACGTCGGGCAGCATCCGATCTTTAGCGACGATGTCACCGGATTCGCAGATCGGTCCGACGACAGTGCTCAAGACCGACGCGTGCGCGTTGACTTTGTTCGTAACCACGACCTCATGGTAGGCGTCGTACATCGCGGGCCGTACAAAGAGGTTGAAGCCTGCGTCGATGGCCACGAAATGCTTGTAGGCGTCCTTCACAGTATTAACTTGGCATACCAGTATCGAAGCAGGGCCGACGATCGACCGCCCGGGCTCCAGTATCAATCGGGGTGTAATGCCCAGTGCCTCCGTTTTTGCTGTGAACGTCGGCAGAATCATCGCAGCGAGGTCCTGTGGCGTTGAAGCTTTTTCTTTCGCTTTTTCGTAGGATATGCCAAGCCCGCCACCGAGGTCAACGAATTCGAGCTCGATGCCCTTTTTGTACAACTCCTCAACGAGCCGCATCATCTTTTCGGTTGCTTCTTCGAAGACGCTGATGTCCAGTATCTGCGAGCCGATATGACAGTGAATGCCCTTAATAACGATATTGGGCAGTTTTACGGCTTCTTCGTACGTTGGAACGATCTTCTCGTAGGGTATCCCAAATTTCGCGGTACGCAGCCCGGTCGCAATCTTCGGATTCACGTTGGGCGATACGTCAGGGTTCACGCGCATCGAAATCATCGCTTCTGTGCCGGATTCGCCTGCTACGGCGGATAACGTCTGTAATTCCTCACGCGAATCGACCGATACGGTAACCCGCGATTCGACCGCGGCTCGCAGCTCTTCCTCGCTCTTCGCGTTGCCGTTGAAGAGGACTTTGTTCAGCGGTATGCCGGCCAACTTCACCAGTTCGAGTTCACCGCCGGAAAAGACGTCCGCACCTGCGCCTTCCTGTGCTAGGATACGCAATACCGCGAGATTACCGTTCGCCTTTACCGCGAAATAAATGTCATTGTCCACTGACGCAAACGCGTCTTTATAGCGCCTGAAATTGTTCCGCAGCACGTGCTCATCGATGATGTACAGCGGCGTTCCGTAC includes these proteins:
- a CDS encoding YdeI/OmpD-associated family protein, whose product is MELGETLYVTTRDEWRAWLQKHHTTENEIWLVYYKKHTGKPRIPYNDAVEEALCYGWIDSTVKKLDDDRFAQRFTPRQQGIKSSKLSEANKVRIRRLVKQQKMTAAGLAAVKHLLDDPSETEAMVIAPDILDALKQDKTTWEHFQNFPDSYKRIRIGWIEMARTRPQIFEQRLRYFLTMTGKNKRFGMVQ
- the lysA gene encoding diaminopimelate decarboxylase, yielding MPEVGGEGGNGRLVFGGADVVELAEQYGTPLYIIDEHVLRNNFRRYKDAFASVDNDIYFAVKANGNLAVLRILAQEGAGADVFSGGELELVKLAGIPLNKVLFNGNAKSEEELRAAVESRVTVSVDSREELQTLSAVAGESGTEAMISMRVNPDVSPNVNPKIATGLRTAKFGIPYEKIVPTYEEAVKLPNIVIKGIHCHIGSQILDISVFEEATEKMMRLVEELYKKGIELEFVDLGGGLGISYEKAKEKASTPQDLAAMILPTFTAKTEALGITPRLILEPGRSIVGPASILVCQVNTVKDAYKHFVAIDAGFNLFVRPAMYDAYHEVVVTNKVNAHASVLSTVVGPICESGDIVAKDRMLPDVKRGDYVAIQDTGAYGFSMSSQYNGRPRCAEVLVKDGTAELIREKESIVDIIRHQVVPERLR